One window from the genome of Leptospira johnsonii encodes:
- the rpsT gene encoding 30S ribosomal protein S20, whose translation MANIKSSEKDIRRTKRRNAANSQNRNRLRTQAKKILKALQDGEKDSLKPLFSQYASLLDKAAKTNLIHSRNADRKKSRMALRINQAATA comes from the coding sequence TTGGCGAATATTAAATCTTCAGAAAAAGATATCCGTAGAACGAAACGCAGAAATGCGGCGAATTCTCAAAACAGAAATCGCCTTAGGACCCAAGCTAAAAAGATCCTAAAAGCGCTCCAAGACGGAGAGAAAGACTCCTTAAAACCTTTGTTCAGTCAATATGCTTCTCTTCTGGACAAAGCTGCGAAAACCAACCTGATCCACTCTAGAAATGCGGACCGCAAGAAGAGTCGGATGGCATTGCGTATCAATCAGGCTGCAACCGCATAA